One region of Brassica napus cultivar Da-Ae chromosome A10, Da-Ae, whole genome shotgun sequence genomic DNA includes:
- the LOC106420334 gene encoding pumilio homolog 18-like — protein sequence MANNNPFSMSTMLKSLQDLRSATEKDPAVPPPPHGVTPAPPPPYGLTPAPPPGYGVTPAPPPPYGVALAPPPGYGVALAPPPGYGVAPAPPPPYGVAPAPPPPYGVTLPPPPPYGVALSPPPPYGVAPAPPPPYGVAHAPPPGYAPPFQPCACGLCDESPLQWMFNLMTRSEEEDAAYPFKVFISNLDRRELLGVASLLTSDPDYFLEIARNKNGSNRLQKLVGKSDDVDNLICDAILYRFLHVMTDKHASYVATRGLRVFAGKKKEFMCEELIHHALLLARDRHGCVALNEMLTDLDHPYYRNQLLDIVAHNALPLSNDTSGNFVVQHVLKLNNPRTMGNVALSLRGHCIDLSFKKYGSYIVERLLEADESVAVVVMELVESNGDRLMRLTRSEYGNYVVNKALKVTQRRKTRVDLFRGLVQKLMPFLTFLRKSRGNNIAVFLESVHQTEVA from the coding sequence ATGGCAAACAACAATCCCTTTTCCATGTCAACAATGCTCAAATCTTTACAAGATCTCCGTTCCGCCACAGAGAAGGATCCGGCGGTTCCTCCTCCGCCACATGGCGTCACCCCCGCTCCTCCTCCGCCATATGGCCTCACCCCCGCTCCTCCTCCGGGATATGGCGTCACCCCCGCTCCTCCTCCGCCATATGGCGTCGCCCTCGCTCCTCCTCCGGGATATGGCGTCGCCCTCGCTCCTCCTCCGGGATATGGCGTCGCCCCCGCTCCTCCTCCGCCATATGGCGTCGCCCCCGCTCCTCCTCCACCATATGGCGTCACCCTCCCTCCTCCTCCCCCATATGGCGTCGCCCTCTCTCCTCCTCCGCCATATGGCGTCGCCCCCGCTCCTCCTCCGCCATATGGCGTCGCCCACGCTCCTCCTCCGGGATACGCCCCACCGTTCCAGCCATGTGCTTGCGGATTATGCGATGAGTCGCCTTTGCAGTGGATGTTCAACTTAATGACTAGgagcgaagaagaagatgctgCGTATCCGTTTAAAGTGTTTATCTCGAACCTAGACAGAAGGGAGCTTCTAGGGGTGGCGTCTCTGCTGACGTCAGATCCCGACTACTTCTTGGAGATCGCAAGAAACAAGAACGGCTCCAACCGCCTTCAGAAACTCGTCGGAAAATCAGATGACGTGGACAACCTAATCTGCGACGCTATCTTGTACCGCTTCCTCCACGTCATGACGGACAAGCACGCGTCCTACGTGGCGACGCGGGGGCTACGAGTGTTCGCCGGGAAGAAGAAAGAGTTCATGTGCGAGGAACTTATCCACCACGCGCTTCTCCTTGCGCGTGACCGACACGGCTGCGTCGCACTCAACGAGATGTTAACCGACTTGGACCATCCTTACTACAGAAACCAGCTGCTGGACATAGTCGCGCACAACGCTCTCCCGCTAAGCAACGACACTTCAGGCAACTTTGTGGTGCAGCACGTGCTTAAACTGAACAATCCGCGAACCATGGGCAACGTGGCTCTCAGCCTACGTGGCCACTGTATTGATCTTTCGTTTAAGAAGTATGGAAGCTACATAGTGGAGCGGCTTTTGGAGGCGGACGAGTCGGTGGCTGTGGTGGTGATGGAGCTTGTGGAGAGCAATGGAGACAGGTTGATGAGGCTGACGAGGAGTGAGTATGGGAATTACGTGGTGAACAAGGCACTGAAAGTCACGCAGAGGAGGAAGACTAGGGTTGATCTGTTTCGAGGTTTGGTGCAGAAGCTCATGCCTTTTCTCACGTTCTTGCGCAAATCTCGTGGAAACAACATTGCAGTGTTCTTGGAGTCGGTTCATCAAACTGAAGTCGCTTAG
- the LOC106420413 gene encoding protein TOC75-3, chloroplastic isoform X1: MTTFAINGQLTTLPAVTTTGCHLSTSSKYSAPSSSYELRYNAPSPRFPSLRCCCSSPNRSTEPSSRGHLLQSLGKSLFFGSISSNFSGGGGGGGDGNLGGSGGGRGGGDGGLWRDLFSLATPVAVAAEEHSPEWDSHGLPANIVVQLNKLSGLKKYKISDVLFFDRRSKTTASAEDSFSEMVPIHPGKVYTKAQLQNELETLTTSGMFEKVDLLGNTKPDGALGLTFSFLESTWKNAERFRCINIGLMTQPDPIPPDSDMTDREMIEYMRKQDKEYKRRIENARPCLLPGPVQREMMLMLRDQTNVSARLLRRIGDKVLKWYHDNGYPYANVTNFGNLNSKELVCEVSEGDITRLVIQFQDKLGYVVEGHTQIPIIHREIPKQLRPGNALNMEAANQAVKNIFSLNLFSNVEINPRPDEKNEGGVVVEIKLREADRKSAEVSTEWSIVPGPGGAPSLASLQPGGSVSFEHRNIHGLNRSLMGSVTTSNLLDPEVRTLARFLYDFILIHIWFKTVHFFFSQDDLAFKLEYVHPHVDGVNNPRNRVFKTSAFNSRKLSPVFTGGPGFEELVPPLLVDRVGIKANITENFTRQSKSTYGLVLEEITTRDGNSEISTNGVRLLPSGGTSVDGPPTTLSGTGIDRVAFLQANVTRDKTKFVNGAIVGDRTVFQVDQGLGIGNKFPFFNRHQLSLTKFIQLKRVEQGSRKPQPPVLVLHGHYGGCVGDLPSYEAFGIGGPHSVRGYTMGELGASRNILELSAEIRVPVKNTHVYAFAEHGNDLGSSKDVKGNPTEAYRRMGHGSSYGFGVKLGQVRAEYAVDHNRGTGAFFLRFGERY, translated from the exons ATGACAACATTCGCTATCAACGGACAGCTTACCACGCTACCGGCGGTTACGACCACCGGCTGTCATCTCTCCACTAGCAGTAAATATTCCGCTCCTTCTTCCTCTTACGAACTCCGCTACAACGCTCCTTCCCCTCGCTTCCCATCTCTTAGATGTTGCTGCAGCTCACCTAACCGGAGCACGGAGCCTTCGTCTAGGGGCCATCTCCTTCAATCGTTGGGGAAGTCTCTTTTCTTCGGCTCGATTTCGTCGAATTTcagcggcggaggaggaggaggaggcgacGGGAACTTGGGTGGATCTGGAGGAGGCAGAGGTGGAGGAGATGGTGGCTTATGGAGGGACTTGTTCTCTCTGGCGACTCCAGTGGCCGTCGCAGCCGAGGAACACTCACCGGAGTGGGATTCTCACGGATTACCGGCGAACATTGTGGTTCAGCTGAACAAACTCAGTGGTTTGAAAAAGTACAAAATCTCCGACGTTCTCTTCTTTGACCGGCGGAGCAAAACCACCGCCTCGGCAGAAGATTCCTTCTCCGAGATGGTACCGATTCATCCAGGAAAAGTCTACACAAAAGCTCAACTTCAGAATGAGCTAGAAACCCTAACTACTTCGGGGATGTTCGAAAAAGTCGATCTCTTGGGGAACACGAAACCTGACGGAGCCCTAGGTCTCACATTCTCTTTCCTTGAGAGCACGTGGAAAAACGCGGAGAGGTTCCGTTGCATCAACATCGGGCTAATGACACAACCTGACCCGATACCTCCTGACTCAGACATGACGGACAGAGAGATGATTGAGTACATGAGGAAGCAGGATAAAGAATACAAACGGAGGATCGAGAATGCGAGACCTTGTTTGCTTCCAGGACCGGTTCAAAGAGAGATGATGCTTATGCTTAGAGACCAGACGAATGTTAGTGCGAGGCTTCTGCGGAGGATTGGTGATAAAGTTTTGAAATGGTATCATGACAATGGGTATCCGTATGCTAATGTTACCAACTTTGGAAACTTGAACAGCAAGGAACTTGTCTGTGAAGTTTCGGAAGGAGACATAACAAGGCTTGTTATCCAGTTTCAAGACAAGCTTGGTTATGTCGTTGAAGGTCACACACAGATTCCTATCATCCACAGAGAAATTCCCAAACAG CTTCGTCCAGGTAATGCGCTCAACATGGAAGCTGCGAACCAAGCTGTGAAgaacattttttctttaaacttGTTCTCTAACGTCGAGATCAATCCACGTCCTGATGAGAAGAACGAAGGAGGTGTTGTTGTTGAGATCAAGCTTAGGGAGGCAGATCGGAAATCAGCAGAAGTCAGTACAGAATGGAGTATTGTTCCTGGACCTGGAGGAGCTCCTTCGTTG GCTTCGCTCCAGCCAGGTGGATCTGTTAGTTTCGAACATAGAAACATCCACGGTCTTAACCGATCTCTCATGGGTTCAGTGACCACTAGCAACCTCTTAGATCCTGAGGTACGTACACTCGCTCGGTTTCTATATGATTTTATTCTGATACATATCTGGTTCAAAActgtacatttttttttctctcaggATGATCTTGCGTTTAAGCTTGAGTATGTACACCCACATGTAGACGGTGTTAACAATCCTAGAAACCGTGTCTTCAAAACGAGCGCCTTCAACAGCAGGAAGCTCAGCCCAGTGTTCACTGGGGGACCCGGATTTGAGGAACTAGTGCCTCCATTGTTGGTGGACCGAGTTGGTATAAAAGCTAATATTACCGAG aaCTTCACCAGGCAGAGTAAATCCACTTATGGACTTGTTTTAGAAGAGATAACAACGAGAGATGGAAACAGTGAAATCTCTACAAATGGTGTGAGGTTATTACCTAGTGGAGGAACCAGTGTTGATGGACCTCCAACAACTCTAAGTGGTACTGGTATTGATCGTGTAGCCTTTCTACAAGCCAACGTAACCAGAGACAAGACCAAGTTTGTGAATGGTGCTATTGTTGGAGATAGGACTGTGTTTCAGGTGGATCAAGGGTTGGGTATAGGAAACAAGTTCCCTTTCTTCAACCGCCACCAACTAAGTTTGACAAAATTCATTCAGCTTAAGCGTGTTGAACAAGGATCCCGTAAACCACAACCGCCTGTGCTAGTCCTCCATGGCCATTACGGTGGCTGTGTAGGTGATCTTCCAAGCTACGAGGCCTTTGGTATTGGTGGACCTCACTCTGTTCGTGGCTACACCATGGGAGAGCTAGGTGCCTCGAGAAACATTCTCGAG TTGAGTGCTGAGATTAGAGTCCCTGTGAAGAACACACATGTGTATGCATTTGCTGAGCATGGTAACGATTTAGGGAGCTCAAAGGATGTGAAAGGGAATCCGACAGAGGCTTACAGGAGAATGGGACATGGCTCATCGTATGGTTTTGGTGTGAAACTCGGTCAAGTACGTGCTGAGTATGCTGTAGATCACAATCGTGGAACCGGCGCTTTTTTTCTCCGGTTTGGAGAGAGGTATTGA
- the LOC106420413 gene encoding protein TOC75-3, chloroplastic isoform X2, translated as MTTFAINGQLTTLPAVTTTGCHLSTSSKYSAPSSSYELRYNAPSPRFPSLRCCCSSPNRSTEPSSRGHLLQSLGKSLFFGSISSNFSGGGGGGGDGNLGGSGGGRGGGDGGLWRDLFSLATPVAVAAEEHSPEWDSHGLPANIVVQLNKLSGLKKYKISDVLFFDRRSKTTASAEDSFSEMVPIHPGKVYTKAQLQNELETLTTSGMFEKVDLLGNTKPDGALGLTFSFLESTWKNAERFRCINIGLMTQPDPIPPDSDMTDREMIEYMRKQDKEYKRRIENARPCLLPGPVQREMMLMLRDQTNVSARLLRRIGDKVLKWYHDNGYPYANVTNFGNLNSKELVCEVSEGDITRLVIQFQDKLGYVVEGHTQIPIIHREIPKQLRPGNALNMEAANQAVKNIFSLNLFSNVEINPRPDEKNEGGVVVEIKLREADRKSAEVSTEWSIVPGPGGAPSLASLQPGGSVSFEHRNIHGLNRSLMGSVTTSNLLDPEDDLAFKLEYVHPHVDGVNNPRNRVFKTSAFNSRKLSPVFTGGPGFEELVPPLLVDRVGIKANITENFTRQSKSTYGLVLEEITTRDGNSEISTNGVRLLPSGGTSVDGPPTTLSGTGIDRVAFLQANVTRDKTKFVNGAIVGDRTVFQVDQGLGIGNKFPFFNRHQLSLTKFIQLKRVEQGSRKPQPPVLVLHGHYGGCVGDLPSYEAFGIGGPHSVRGYTMGELGASRNILELSAEIRVPVKNTHVYAFAEHGNDLGSSKDVKGNPTEAYRRMGHGSSYGFGVKLGQVRAEYAVDHNRGTGAFFLRFGERY; from the exons ATGACAACATTCGCTATCAACGGACAGCTTACCACGCTACCGGCGGTTACGACCACCGGCTGTCATCTCTCCACTAGCAGTAAATATTCCGCTCCTTCTTCCTCTTACGAACTCCGCTACAACGCTCCTTCCCCTCGCTTCCCATCTCTTAGATGTTGCTGCAGCTCACCTAACCGGAGCACGGAGCCTTCGTCTAGGGGCCATCTCCTTCAATCGTTGGGGAAGTCTCTTTTCTTCGGCTCGATTTCGTCGAATTTcagcggcggaggaggaggaggaggcgacGGGAACTTGGGTGGATCTGGAGGAGGCAGAGGTGGAGGAGATGGTGGCTTATGGAGGGACTTGTTCTCTCTGGCGACTCCAGTGGCCGTCGCAGCCGAGGAACACTCACCGGAGTGGGATTCTCACGGATTACCGGCGAACATTGTGGTTCAGCTGAACAAACTCAGTGGTTTGAAAAAGTACAAAATCTCCGACGTTCTCTTCTTTGACCGGCGGAGCAAAACCACCGCCTCGGCAGAAGATTCCTTCTCCGAGATGGTACCGATTCATCCAGGAAAAGTCTACACAAAAGCTCAACTTCAGAATGAGCTAGAAACCCTAACTACTTCGGGGATGTTCGAAAAAGTCGATCTCTTGGGGAACACGAAACCTGACGGAGCCCTAGGTCTCACATTCTCTTTCCTTGAGAGCACGTGGAAAAACGCGGAGAGGTTCCGTTGCATCAACATCGGGCTAATGACACAACCTGACCCGATACCTCCTGACTCAGACATGACGGACAGAGAGATGATTGAGTACATGAGGAAGCAGGATAAAGAATACAAACGGAGGATCGAGAATGCGAGACCTTGTTTGCTTCCAGGACCGGTTCAAAGAGAGATGATGCTTATGCTTAGAGACCAGACGAATGTTAGTGCGAGGCTTCTGCGGAGGATTGGTGATAAAGTTTTGAAATGGTATCATGACAATGGGTATCCGTATGCTAATGTTACCAACTTTGGAAACTTGAACAGCAAGGAACTTGTCTGTGAAGTTTCGGAAGGAGACATAACAAGGCTTGTTATCCAGTTTCAAGACAAGCTTGGTTATGTCGTTGAAGGTCACACACAGATTCCTATCATCCACAGAGAAATTCCCAAACAG CTTCGTCCAGGTAATGCGCTCAACATGGAAGCTGCGAACCAAGCTGTGAAgaacattttttctttaaacttGTTCTCTAACGTCGAGATCAATCCACGTCCTGATGAGAAGAACGAAGGAGGTGTTGTTGTTGAGATCAAGCTTAGGGAGGCAGATCGGAAATCAGCAGAAGTCAGTACAGAATGGAGTATTGTTCCTGGACCTGGAGGAGCTCCTTCGTTG GCTTCGCTCCAGCCAGGTGGATCTGTTAGTTTCGAACATAGAAACATCCACGGTCTTAACCGATCTCTCATGGGTTCAGTGACCACTAGCAACCTCTTAGATCCTGAG gATGATCTTGCGTTTAAGCTTGAGTATGTACACCCACATGTAGACGGTGTTAACAATCCTAGAAACCGTGTCTTCAAAACGAGCGCCTTCAACAGCAGGAAGCTCAGCCCAGTGTTCACTGGGGGACCCGGATTTGAGGAACTAGTGCCTCCATTGTTGGTGGACCGAGTTGGTATAAAAGCTAATATTACCGAG aaCTTCACCAGGCAGAGTAAATCCACTTATGGACTTGTTTTAGAAGAGATAACAACGAGAGATGGAAACAGTGAAATCTCTACAAATGGTGTGAGGTTATTACCTAGTGGAGGAACCAGTGTTGATGGACCTCCAACAACTCTAAGTGGTACTGGTATTGATCGTGTAGCCTTTCTACAAGCCAACGTAACCAGAGACAAGACCAAGTTTGTGAATGGTGCTATTGTTGGAGATAGGACTGTGTTTCAGGTGGATCAAGGGTTGGGTATAGGAAACAAGTTCCCTTTCTTCAACCGCCACCAACTAAGTTTGACAAAATTCATTCAGCTTAAGCGTGTTGAACAAGGATCCCGTAAACCACAACCGCCTGTGCTAGTCCTCCATGGCCATTACGGTGGCTGTGTAGGTGATCTTCCAAGCTACGAGGCCTTTGGTATTGGTGGACCTCACTCTGTTCGTGGCTACACCATGGGAGAGCTAGGTGCCTCGAGAAACATTCTCGAG TTGAGTGCTGAGATTAGAGTCCCTGTGAAGAACACACATGTGTATGCATTTGCTGAGCATGGTAACGATTTAGGGAGCTCAAAGGATGTGAAAGGGAATCCGACAGAGGCTTACAGGAGAATGGGACATGGCTCATCGTATGGTTTTGGTGTGAAACTCGGTCAAGTACGTGCTGAGTATGCTGTAGATCACAATCGTGGAACCGGCGCTTTTTTTCTCCGGTTTGGAGAGAGGTATTGA
- the LOC106420451 gene encoding putative F-box protein At4g17200, which translates to MTTISDLSRDLIGQILSKVPITCVGKVRCTCKRWNASSRHRIFGKAVARQFMGFMMMDFKVCSVRIDLNGIVKDEEGSGPVSIKPIDKLNEIEISKVFHCDGLLLCTTRDNTRLLVWNPYLGQMKWIEPKTAYHRLDRYALGYDTNKKSYKILRFVDDAYWPTSLFEFEIYDMNSNLWRALDVTPDWDIEFFRPGLTVKGNTYFFAKQKIILDEGEADGDVDDFLVSFDFTKERFGPHLHVPFHSHLDEDTVVLSSVGEEKLAALYQCMDRNMMEIWVTTKIEPHAVSWSKLYFLAVDKMVPLLSGSFFIDEEKKLALAFTLDTLGRYKRAYIIGEDEYFKQVDLGEAVVIPDDDDYPYCFPLVCSYVPSLA; encoded by the coding sequence ATGACGACGATCTCTGATCTTTCCAGAGATTTGATCGGGCAGATACTCTCCAAAGTTCCGATTACATGTGTTGGAAAAGTAAGATGCACATGCAAACGATGGAATGCTTCATCGAGACATAGGATATTTGGTAAAGCAGTAGCTAGGCAGTTTATGGGGTTCATGATGATGGATTTTAAGGTTTGTTCAGTTAGAATCGATCTCAACGGAATAGTAAAGGACGAGGAAGGCTCTGGTCCAGTATCTATAAAACCTATTGATAAGCTCAATGAAATCGAGATATCTAAAGTATTTCACTGCGACGGCTTGTTGTTATGCACGACCAGAGACAACACGAGGCTATTGGTTTGGAACCCGTATCTAGGGCAAATGAAGTGGATCGAGCCCAAAACAGCTTACCACAGATTGGACAGGTATGCTCTGGGGTATGATACAAACAAGAAatcctacaaaatattgaggttTGTAGATGATGCCTACTGGCCCACATCCCTTTTTGAGTTTGAAATCTACGATATGAACTCTAACTTGTGGAGGGCTCTTGATGTCACTCCCGACTGGGATATCGAGTTTTTTCGACCCGGCTTGACAGTAAAGGGAAACACTTACTTTTTtgctaaacaaaaaataatattagacGAAGGTGAAGCAGACGGAGATGTAGATGATTTCTTGGTCTCTTTTGATTTTACCAAAGAGAGATTTGGACCACATCTGCACGTGCCGTTTCACTCTCATCTCGACGAAGACACCGTGGTTCTATCGAGTGTCGGAGAAGAGAAGCTTGCAGCGTTATATCAATGCATGGATAGAAATATGATGGAGATATGGGTTACGACTAAGATTGAGCCCCACGCGGTGTCCTGGAGCAAGCTGTACTTCTTAGCAGTTGATAAGATGGTCCCTCTCTTAAGtggaagtttcttcattgacgAGGAAAAGAAACTCGCACTGGCTTTCACTTTAGACACACTTGGTCGCTACAAAAGGGCTTACATCATTGGAGAGGATGAGTATTTTAAACAAGTGGATCTCGGAGAAGCTGTTGTGATTCCTGATGACGACGACTATCCCTACTGTTTCCCACTCGTATGCTCTTACGTGCCAAGTTTAGCTTAG
- the LOC106420270 gene encoding ubiquitin-conjugating enzyme E2 7-like — protein sequence MASSQAILLLQKQLKDLCKHPVDGFSAGLVDEKNIFEWNVTIIGPPDTLYEGGFFNAIMSFPQNYPNSPPTVRFTSDMWHPNVYSDGRVCISILHPPGDDPSGYELASERWTPVHTVESIMLSIISMLSGPNDESPANVEAAKEWREKRDEFKKKVSRCVRKSQEML from the exons atggCCTCCTCCCAAGCTATCCTTCTCCTTCAGAAACAACTGAAAG ATCTATGTAAGCATCCTGTTGATGGATTCTCAGCTGGACTCGTGGACGAGAAGAATATATTCGAGTGGAACGTTACCATCATCGGACCTCCAGATACTCTCTA TGAAGGAGGATTCTTTAACGCTATTATGAGCTTCCCTCAGAATTATCCTAATAGCCCACCAACTGTTAGGTTTACCTCAGATATGTGGCATCCTAATG TTTATTCTGATGGTCGTGTTTGCATTTCGATTCTGCATCCTCCTGGTGATGATCCAAGTGGTTATGAGCTTGCTAGCGAGCGTTGGACTCCTGTTCATACT GTTGAGAGTATTATGTTGAGTATTATATCTATGCTTTCTGGTCCCAACGATGAGTCTCCTGCAAACGTTGAAGCtgct AAAGAGTGGCGTGAGAAGAGAGACGAGTTCAAGAAGAAGGTGAGCCGGTGTGTGAGGAAGTCTCAAGAAATGTTATGA